One segment of Carya illinoinensis cultivar Pawnee chromosome 1, C.illinoinensisPawnee_v1, whole genome shotgun sequence DNA contains the following:
- the LOC122309949 gene encoding rop guanine nucleotide exchange factor 3, with the protein MDNLSNSDDYDLGYQPSVSSVDQNELSTSETPGCSTMSGSPCAYCRTNSEASAFSEPIDGNSFSSEPSPPPWPVAKSRSLNRLLMKPHRQVVDDKLDDHESTDSELEMVKERFAKLLLGEDMSGGGKGVCTAVTISNSITNLYASVFGQNLRLEPLSPEKKAMWKREMDCLLSVCDYIVEFSPTLKDLDDGTTVEMMASKPRSDIYINLPALQKLDMMLIEIMDSFEDTEFWYAKQGSMSGNSVRSGSFRRVSQRKEDKWWLPVPCVPPGGLSEKARKHLQHKRDCANQIHKAAMAINSTILAEMEIPESFLATLPKSGKSCLGESIYRYMCTGDKFSPEHLLDCLNITSEHEALELADRVEASMYTWRRKACMSHSKSSWDLVKDLMADSDRSDKNHVLAERADSLLFCLKQRYPELSQTTLDTSKIQYNRDVGKAILESYSRVLEGLAFNIVAWIEGVLYVDRT; encoded by the exons ATGGATAATTTGTCGAATTCTGATGATTATGATCTGGGTTATCAACCTTCAGTTTCTTCAGTGGATCAAAATGAGCTATCAACTTCAGAAACTCCAGGGTGTTCTACGATGAGTGGGAGTCCTTGTGCATACTGCAGGACTAATTCTGAGGCCTCAGCCTTCTCAGAGCCTATTGACGGAAACAGCTTTTCTAGTGAACCTTCTCCTCCCCCCTGGCCTGTAGCCAAATCCAGATCCCTTAACAGGCTACTAATGAAGCCCCACAGGCAAGTTGTGGATGACAAACTTGATGATCATGAATCTACTGATTCAG AGCTTGAAATGGTGAAGGAAAGATTTGCAAAACTTCTGTTGGGTGAAGACATGTCTGGAGGTGGGAAAGGGGTCTGCACTGCTGTGACTATCTCAAATTCCATAACAAACCTCTACG CAAGTGTATTTGGCCAAAACTTAAGGTTAGAGCCTCTGAGTCCTGAGAAGAAGGCTATGTGGAAAAGAGAAATGGATTGTCTTTTATCTGTGTGTGATTACATAGTGGAATTTAGCCCAACCTTGAAAGATTTAGATGATGGGACAACTGTGGAG ATGATGGCAAGTAAACCAAGATCGGATATTTATATTAATCTTCCTGCATTGCAGAAGCTTGACATGATGCTCATA GAAATAATGGATAGTTTTGAAGATACGGAATTCTGGTACGCGAAACAGGGGAGCATGTCGGGGAATTCAGTTCGTTCAGGCTCATTTCGAAGGGTTTCTCAGCGGAAAGAAGACAAATGGTGGTTGCCTGTTCCATGTGTTCCTCCAGGTGGCCTCTCCGAGAAGGCAAGGAAGCACTTGCAACACAAACGGGATTGTGCTAATCAAATTCACAAGGCCGCCATGGCCATTAACAGTACTATTCTTGCAGAGATGGAAATCCCAGAATCATTCTTGGCAACTCTTCCAAAA AGTGGAAAATCATGTCTAGGAGAATCGATTTACCGCTATATGTGTACCGGAGATAAATTCTCACCAGAACATCTTCTTGACTGTCTGAATATAACATCCGAACATGAAGCACTGGAGCTTGCAGACAGGGTTGAAGCTTCTATGTATACATGGAGGCGTAAAGCATGTATGAGCCATTCAAAGTCATCCTGGGACCTGGTAAAGGATCTCATGGCTGACTCTGACCGGAGTGACAAAAATCATGTTCTAGCAGAGAGAGCTGACAGTTTACTGTTCTGCCTCAAACAGAGGTATCCTGAGCTATCACAGACAACACTGGACACTAGCAAGATTCAGTACAATAGG GATGTGGGGAAAGCAATATTAGAGAGCTACTCAAGGGTGTTGGAAGGCCTAGCGTTCAACATTGTAGCTTGGATTGAAGGTGTTCTTTATGTAGACAGAACATGA